The genomic interval TTTAAAAGTACAAATGGTTCTGGCTTCCCACAATTAGATTGAGCTGCTGAGCTTCAAAGGGGAGGAACTTACGGAAGATGGTGGGATTGTGAGGAGAATAAAGGTCAAAGGCGAAGGCTATAACAATCCTAATGAAGGGTCCACAGTACATGGTACGTCTTGGGAATTTTTAATGTGGTTGTTATTCATTAATAATGCATTCACATGATCTCTGCCCCTTTTGGATATACTATTAATGCTGTCTGGTTTCTGTTCCTAAGTACATTTGGAGGGGTGGTGTGGAGATCGGTTATTTGATTCTCGAGATGTCACCTTTGTGGTGGGCGAATCAGAAGACGTGGGTGTGCCTTTAGGAGTGGACAGGGCCATGGAGAAAATCCAAAAGGGGGAATGTTGTTTATTATATCTGAAGGCCAAGTAAGATTTGCTTTTTAATAGTTGCTGTATTAACTATATATTGCTCAGTAAggattaataatataatataatataaccaaCTCCATCTTACTCTGTCTTTGTTATGCTTTCAGGTATGGTTATGGTAAAGAGGGTAAAAAAGAATATGACATTGGATCAAATGCAGAACTACTATATGAAGTAACACTGAAAGACTTTGAAAAGgtgagaaatgtaatttttcatccaaaagctttctgttCGGAATACAGTGGGGTCCACTAGCAATACTTGATacaatttactgccattatataTAGCATCCATTATTTTTTCCATTACAAGTTATATTGTATTACACGTTCATTGAACATCTGACTTTTTGTACAAAGGAGCACGCACAGTCCATGTCAGATTAGATTATTTTATTAGCAACCAACAAATTGAATACTTTCAAATCCCATTTTCAGGGTTTCAGTGTGTTCTTAGAACTGTGTATACATGTGTATACATAGATGTGTACATagacacaaacacgcacacacgcacacacacacacacaaacaactttctgggtagttttatttaactcagctattgtataattactgtatttcttgcttaaattgaacccaaaattaacatttattaacatttattaatattcattaatatgttcaataaatgaacatttattaataaagttaataaatagcatcatttaaattgcttattaataaatgtttattgatgatgcctctagtaattatgtgactgatttttaatttacatccTATTTTGAGGTGTTAATTTTAAGATAGccatatagtattttttaaacaatagttgagttaaataaaactacccagaaagtttggttaaacatttaacgCTGGGGCAAAACAACCCggtcgctgggtttgtccatattttacacagtgctgggttgtttttaacccatcatttttttgtgtatacacactgccgttcaaaagtttaatgttttattaaagaagacttttctgcttatcaaggctgtttttatttgattaaaaatacagaaaaaacagtaatattgtgaactattattgcaatttaaaatagtgttttttatttttaatatactttaaaatacaatttattcttgtgatgcaaagctgaatttttttttatcacactcagtcttcagtgtcaaatgatccttcacaaatcattgtaatatgctgatttataattgATATTGGAAAcagatgtgctgcttaattttttctttttggaacctgtgatacttttttcaggattcaggagaaaaaaagtgatagtaaagacttttttatttatcaaagagttctaaaaaaagtatcacaggttccaaaaaatatcaagcagcactacattgataataagtaagcatattagaatgattagaatgatagaaggatcatgtgacactaatgGCTGATAAATATTCAGGTTGCATCAtggaaataaattgtattttagagtaaattaataaagaaaatgttattttaaattgcaataatggtttcgtaagagacttctttaaaaaacagagaaaatcgtactgatcccaaacttttgaacagcagtgtgtatacacacacacacacacacacacacacacacacgcacacattgtttattgttacaatgttttattatattgttattatattgttttgttatgttaATATGGAATTTAATAAGCAGGGTTAAAATACGTTCTCAAACAAATATGTCCTTTAAGGGTAGTTAAAAATATAGATAAACAGAATATAGTTAAAGTGCGCCCTCTACTGGTCATACAGagaattaaaagaaaatctAGAATACCTAACAATTCCTAATATTGTTTCCCTAGGCCAAAGATTCCTGGGAAATGGACCTTAACGAGAAACTGGAATGTGCTGTTTTAGTCAAACAAAAAGGGACGCAGTATTTCAAGGTTGGCttcctttttgtcttttgttttgagTCACTACTGAGCTTGCCTACTaagttgctttttattttattgtagactagcattttgcattttgtgtttgcttttgtaataatgaatatataaaactaataataacagttattagtaatattaataataattttactataaatgtttctatttttattctattggatattgaatattttttaactcGAGTTCAGATGCCTCCTACGATCGTCTTGTTTTTGCAGCAGTCAGGTAATTGACAGCCTTCTTTATACTATATGCTTTCAGGCTGGACGGTACAACTATGCTGTAATTCAGTATCAGCGGATTGTAAACTGGTTAGAGATGGAGTGTGCTGCAGGAAAGGAGCAGCAACAAGCCATCCAGGCCTTCCTATTAGTGGCCCATCTGAATCTTGCCCTGTGCTTTCTGCGATTGCGCGAGTACTCTCAAACAGTGGAGAACTGCAACAAGGTAGATTCAGATAGCAGTGAACAAAATATAACCTAGTATGTgctttaaagctattttttctTACTGTGTCATACTGATTGTCATTTGCTAGGTTATGGAGCTGGACCCAGAAAATGAGAAAGCTCTGTATCGACGAGGTGAAGCACGTCTGTTGCGCAATGAGTTCAGCATGGCTTTGATGGACTTCAAGCAAGTTTTGCAAGTTAACTCCTTCAACCGTGCTGCCCGCAGCCAGATCGCCATCTGTCAGCGCAAGATTCGTGAGCACCATGAGCGTGACAAGAAGATCTATGCAAACATGTTCCAGAGGTTTGCTGAACACGATGCTAAGGTATGCCAACTATCACACTGGCCAGACAGAAAAGTTTCTTGACAATTTCACCCCTTTTAGGAATGCAGCATTAGGAAGTCCTTAATTCTTTACTTGAATAAACAAAGCCCTTGGTTGTACTCAACAAATCTAACCACATTCAAAAACACTAATACAGATGAGGCTCAGACATAATCTAAAGCTTATTGACATTTTGACCTACAGTATTGGTCAGGTTAACAAATActatcaaatgtaatttttttttgtgtttaattaaagtgatattacatttttcaaaaatgcaaattcagcCATGTCTTTTgcatacaatgaaaataattatatccaaaaatgacaaaaaagcatctttaaaacaaattaaattaagtcaGTGAATTTctttggtatatttaaagtcttctGAAGCTGATGTTTGCGCAAggaactaaaatttaaatttttactaaGAATCTTCCCTTTTTGCTCGCTCTTcctgtataaaaatgtaatatataacataaGGTAACAGTAATTATATGTAGGTTTATAACATACAATCCCCATAGTAAAATTTGTATGTGTACATataattatgttaataaaataaatatgagttTTTAtatgggatcatacaaaatgcatgttattttttatttagtactgacctgaaaaagatatttcacataaaagacgtttacatatagtccacaagagaaaataataaaaacttttgaacagaacgaagatgtgtacatttttcttattttgcctaaatatcatacttttttatttagtactgcccttcagaggctacaaaTGATACTTAGATGTTTCGCAtggacaaaataagtaaaatttaccctgatcttcaaattcagaaagttttcaccccccggctcttaatgcatcgtgttttcttctggagcatcagtgaggatttgaaccttctgtaatagttgcatatgagtccctcaattttcctcagtgtgaaaagatggatcttctgaagaacagcaggcagtttaactgttcaggacaaacacgggctcatgaacaactatcactaaacaaaaaatacacagttttggattattcaggtaacaacacagtgttaagaatcaaggggatgtaaacttttgaaccgggtcattttaataaattcagctattattttcttttgtggactatatgtagacatcttttatatgaaatatcaagtcagtactaaatgaaaaataacatgcattttgtatgatccctcttattttggtaaaataattaacattttgaatgattctgaaaggggggtgtaaacttttgacctcaactgtatatattatagAACAGtagaacaatatatatttatatatgcaactttattaaaacaatttaaattagtGGTTCTCGACTTTTTTGACTCGAAAACACCTAATATATagtaagaaaaatgttgaatatattaaattaactaCAATTCATTTTTGTGATTCCAGCAGTTGTTCTGTATTCCACAACTTTTTGTTCTTCAGTTAAAAAATTGGGAGGGTAAATTAAactaaagcattttaatttagagGTTAAATCTAGGTtcgattattttaatatttttgggcaaactatccttttaataatTGATATCTTGACTGTTTTAACCACTCTGAAAACACTTAgtttcagcatttaaaaatgaatgttgttTCTGTTTGTAGGTGGGCcgattaaaaaggaaaaaagaagagAGTGGGATTTCAGATCAGAATAAGCAAGGACTAAAGAGACAACGTCTCAGTCAGGATGGCTCCTAAAACTCCAGACGCTATTCAGGAGGCCCAAACATGGAGGTCAGGCTGTGGGGATGGCTGGTTCATCCTGGAGTCCGTCGTGAGAGAGGCAACGGTTAGAGGCATGGATGAGCCCTCTATACACCTTGACCTCGGACCTCATTATGTCTCAGACTGAAAGCAAATTCTGGGAAAGAATCGCATAACGGTTTATAGGCGTTGAGGAGCTTCAGACCTTATTGACATTCCtacaatgagaaaaaaacaacaaaaaccaaAGCGCACAATTCTACGACCACCTGTAAACCTGTACGGTGCACGCCTCGGCTATCACAAAGGCATTCATCCGCTGCATTAATGCAAAAGCATTAAAGACTTGATACAACCTAGTACCTTACCATGTACTGTACAGTATTCAGTGTAACTGCATTGACTTAACTGCATAATCAGATTAGGAGTTTGCAGTGAAGGGGTATGTACTGGGGGCTTGATGTTTTTTGTACTATATTTGTATAAGTGTGTATGATATTTAGATTCAAGTGACCATAGTGGGTAGCTGGACCTAAAAGTGCAATCCTCCCTTTGGGAAAAAACCTATTTTGCGACTCTGCCCGCTGTATTCTTTTAAGGAGTCGCGGCAGGCCCACATTCACACGCTTTTGATACTTTTGAAACACTTGTGCATGCTTCTTTACCACATCCTGCGAACGTCCTCGATTTGGGACGCCGTTTTAAAATATCTGCAGGTTAGTTTCAACCTGGAACCCGGTAGATATACTTGACTGAAGTTCAATAGCTATATTTTTGAGCTGAGTTTCCATTACAGTTTAAAGCTCAAATGCTTTTTAGACAAATCTTTTGACAAGATAGGAATATTTCAAGTAACTGTTCTCTTAAAACCCacttgtttatttgatcaaatactaACTAGTGTGGTTTGCATGTTTTTCAGCATGTTCCCCACGTTTCAgacagttttaataatattaataataaacagtttgttaacttttttctgtttacaGTTTGATGCATTACAGCAGGCCTGTCAATAAATTCAAAGAAAACTGTTCAACTGTcatgtttttgtaattatttgtactCAGTGTCTTTAGACATTTACACACTCAGTAGAAGTCTATGAACATGCTTTTCAGAAATGTTGTATGTacacaactgtttgaaaattgtacagttttaattaatactttatttacaaGGACaaacactaccaatcaaaagtttttgaacagttttaatattcttttaaagaagtctctttcgctcaccaagcctgcatttatgtgatccgaagtacaacaaaagcagtaacattttgaaatatttgtacttatttaaaatatctgttttctatttgaatatattttaatttttttcctgtgatcaaagctacattttcagcatcattacttcagtcacatgatcctttggaaatcattataatatgctgatttgctgttcaagaaactttattattattattattgttattattaatatttaaaaacaactgagttaatttatttcaggattcttccatagaaagatccaaatatcatcatttatctgaaataaaaagcttttgtaacattatactttttttaaaaaagaaattatagatattaatacttttatttagcaaggatgctttaaatggatcaaaaactgaggataaagacatttatcatgttacaaaagacttatgtttcagataaatgctgttgagctttctattcatcaaagaaacctgaatattctactcagctgttttcaacagtaacagtaataaatgtttttgagcatctaatcagcatattagaatgatttctgaagaatcatgtgactggagtaatgatgctgaaaattcagctttgaaatcagaaataaattacattttaaaatataaaatagaagttatttttaaatagtaagaatatttcaaaattgttcttgtttttttgtctgtactttgaatcaaataaatgcagacttatttaaaatatattaaatcgtactgttcaaaaacttttgactggtagtgtattaaatTGACAAGGAAAAACAATTATACACAGTTAGATATTTAtatgttacaaatatttttatttcaaatacagtagtattgaaaaaagtatcatggttttcacaaaacttTTAAGCCtcacaacattaataataacaatgtttcttgagcttcaaggatcatgtgacactgaagactggagtaattatgatgAAAAATCAGCTTGCATCGGAGAAAGAAATGatattgtaaaacattaaagtagaaaacagttatttataataattatcacAAAAGGTACAAGAGAGACAAAAGCTcttatttcagaaaataaatatatatatatttttttaaactgtagaaAGAATgcctaaaaatgtattttcaaaacTACTGAAGATTCAGCTATTTTTGTgataatggtaaaaaaaattgtttcaattaaaaatcatattatagAAAAGGCAGCTAGAGGGACCCTTTTCCCAAAATTCCCAATCTGGGATAAAAggcctctgaaaaaaaaactgtaaagttaTATAGTGTAAAATACAGGGGCAAATTGTCACTATATGCAATTATTTTGAAACAGTAAAATactttgtgtgttttaaaggaACATCGTAATTGCGTAATCGTAactgtgtaatatcattgcgcctgctacACTCATGGTACGGCAgtaaagttccttgattattacgccggaatgagagtatagttcctagccatatcagcctaaaGAAAATCGCAACTTATCATTTTCCGTCGGTCtaagtacacaatgtaactacagagaagtcaagttttaaataggaaaaatatcgaaactctttggtcatttttgagcgaggtgctaacggtctaatcggattcaatctATGCTAAGTTATGCTAAATGTGCTACCGCCAGACGCTgagattggctgaatggattcgaaaacagtaaaactcaactgtttaactctaggggagttggaaaatgagcctattttcaaaaaaaaagaaattggagtgttcctttaagtaaATGCTTACTTTAAAATAACCACTTTAGCAAACAGTGTAgacattttcagtttatttaatcACTTTGGCAGTTCATTACGCCTATAATTTACTGCTTTAGAAACCAAACTGTACACAATTTGTACAGGCATATTTCACAAATGAATCTACATTGTAATTGGCCCAATTTACAAATCCACATCACAAGAAACCCATTCCCCCCCTGTTCTCCGGAACACAATGTTTGAGTGCAAACATTCAGCTTTTTCATCCTCTGCCAAACAGTGTTTGGGTGGCCTTTTGGCCAGAATGTATATTTGCAAATGGAGGCCTTTAACCCAGTTGTAGACTAAAGAACAGCACCATCACCGGGTTTTCGTTCTTAAGAATGATAAAGAGTTTTAAACTTACTTTAAAAAACCACCAGCCACCACTATCATGATTTATGCTCAGATTTAGTTTTTCCACTTAACCTGCATATAACTTTAACCTGCTATGGTCAGGCAAATGAAGCAGCAGTTCAAATGTAGGATTTTCAGTGTTACactgttaattatttacattaataaatcacATTAAGACACCTCGGAAATAGCAGTACAGTATATAACTGATAATCTGTCCTGCCTGATAGCAATCATGAATGACGTTACTCTCTAACAATTTTAACCCAAGCATTTAAAATTCAACCAGCTTTCACCTTTCACCCAGTTGTTTAATATGTGCTTCAGAACAGTTTTTTCAAACCTGCTATCACCAACATATTTCAAACAGCAATCATTTTCAATCATTCAACTGTTGAACAgagcatttattaaaacatttatcacTGGCCTTGTAGTgcatcatttataaaaatgtacatggGCTTAAATGACCTACAGGTATTCCCTTAAATTATccattttactaaaaaaatagaTTATAGGATATAGACAGTATACAGACTGTACATCTAAgcagatttaagtagcaaaatATGGATCTATTTTTTTGATGGATCTATTACAAATGCTATAATTATcccaatgtaatttattttctgtaacACTTTAAAAACTCTAGCACTTGAGGCACAAAACAGCAAAGTGTTACATGATTGAcccacaaaaatgtaaaaaaaacgtTATTCTACAATACTGctacatttcaaaatttgattGAAATGAACCAAACGTGCCTTTTACTTCTTTTGAAGTCTCTCTAACTGAAAGTTAACACATTATCCAACATTTTTCTAATCATATACCAACTGTAATGAACATTGGTCCATCCAAAATAGGGCTGGTCCACTCCCTcatgataatataattttttttgctaTCTTCTTTAGAAGAACTGATATCTTGTGCATGTTTATGATACAGTAGGTTGTAGACGCTATCACGCTAGAATGACGTCAAACTGAGTTTTCCTCAGATACGGCCGAGCTTTAAATCCAGATGCTTGCAATTGAGAACCTAAGAGTAAAATGAGTCAATAACTTATAAAACAGTCACGTACGGTTTGTGCCTTCTTGAGATATCACGTGAATGTGTATCATCAAAAGCATTATTGATATcaaaagttgtccaaaataCAGCTCAAGGATGTATGTTTCTTTATCAGTCACAGGTCATGCTGTACTTTCTGTTGCGGTCACAGGGTTTCTTTCTGTTCTTCTGATGTCAAAGGTAAATCACTTGCTGGAGTGCAAAGGACATGCAGTCTCTAAAAAATGTGAAAGCATATAGTTGCAAGGTAAGTGCTTTGAACATtccttttgcatttaaatgtaatttagtgttGTTTAATGTTAAATCACGCATG from Labeo rohita strain BAU-BD-2019 chromosome 6, IGBB_LRoh.1.0, whole genome shotgun sequence carries:
- the fkbp5 gene encoding peptidyl-prolyl cis-trans isomerase FKBP5, which produces MVKHMRGTSNKREILGTRVCMSGEMSSLEDIFSTNQCPTAVFASQGTDVTPKGDRGVCKIVKQHGVEGQKPMTGDRVFVHYTGRLLNGKKFDSSLDRKEPFVFNVGKGQVIKAWDIGICSMQKGEVCLLLCKPEYAYGLAGSPPKVPPNATLVFEIELLSFKGEELTEDGGIVRRIKVKGEGYNNPNEGSTVHVHLEGWCGDRLFDSRDVTFVVGESEDVGVPLGVDRAMEKIQKGECCLLYLKAKYGYGKEGKKEYDIGSNAELLYEVTLKDFEKAKDSWEMDLNEKLECAVLVKQKGTQYFKAGRYNYAVIQYQRIVNWLEMECAAGKEQQQAIQAFLLVAHLNLALCFLRLREYSQTVENCNKVMELDPENEKALYRRGEARLLRNEFSMALMDFKQVLQVNSFNRAARSQIAICQRKIREHHERDKKIYANMFQRFAEHDAKVGRLKRKKEESGISDQNKQGLKRQRLSQDGS